In Deltaproteobacteria bacterium, a single window of DNA contains:
- a CDS encoding ABC transporter substrate-binding protein: MSFTKMQIVLAKILGMTVFILAAALVMIPAAAYSDAGGKPVWDKRYKYTWMKWGQEYWPTKPVRGGYFRTAAARYVGYMNPNHWPVNDWTVISHFYEGITGTDGKYNQKNPWLMAYWEYPDPLTVIMKFKEGIKFHDGSPMNAASVKYQIEWMKDKRNGCWTRADLRRFKSIEVVDEYRLRWRTKEPWASFPTGFFAFIISAEALKGDVLIREAKNEAARAKRLKKQAAASGKEEDRKAAARAEEEARAAAKKAEAKKSTDHYPLGTGPFILEEARPGNYVKVKRNPNWWFGRSVGHPDMPYFDGVKTTVIPDPSIQLANLRAGKIDSMVVNKALYIKIKNDPNFNVHVFPHYTVRALSFNHAEGPCQDIRVRQAVSHAIDRKALIHGTQFGLGRIASCLFPGNHWAHNPNLKPLSYDPELSRRLLADAGYKDGLKLKGHMGNSPEATALTEAIKAMLTKVGVNWKVEALDPVAMTDKRKNREYDLCVGDVGYIQDPDSFVNWLYGPTGSFNWGRSNNPKVIPLIEAGRIELDQEKRARIYHQLEEAIYENYEDVWMWWEMVAMAYRKSVQGFNYDMYLKDLNLYSYSHPLWFKDGRP; this comes from the coding sequence ATGAGCTTTACAAAAATGCAGATTGTCCTGGCAAAGATATTGGGCATGACGGTTTTTATTTTAGCGGCGGCTCTCGTGATGATCCCGGCCGCAGCATACTCTGATGCCGGAGGTAAACCTGTCTGGGACAAGAGGTATAAATACACCTGGATGAAATGGGGTCAGGAATACTGGCCGACTAAGCCCGTGCGGGGCGGTTACTTTCGCACGGCCGCCGCGAGATACGTCGGTTATATGAACCCCAACCACTGGCCGGTCAATGACTGGACGGTCATTTCCCATTTTTATGAGGGAATCACCGGAACGGACGGGAAGTACAACCAGAAGAACCCGTGGCTCATGGCATACTGGGAGTACCCGGACCCCCTGACCGTGATCATGAAGTTCAAGGAAGGGATCAAGTTTCACGACGGCTCTCCCATGAACGCAGCCAGCGTCAAATACCAGATCGAGTGGATGAAGGACAAGCGGAACGGATGCTGGACCCGGGCCGACCTTCGGCGCTTCAAGTCCATCGAGGTGGTTGATGAATACAGGCTCAGGTGGCGCACCAAGGAGCCGTGGGCTTCCTTTCCCACCGGTTTCTTTGCCTTCATCATATCGGCCGAGGCCTTGAAAGGGGATGTGCTCATCCGGGAAGCCAAGAACGAGGCGGCCAGAGCTAAAAGGCTTAAAAAGCAGGCCGCCGCCAGCGGGAAAGAAGAAGACAGGAAAGCAGCCGCCAGGGCCGAAGAGGAAGCCAGGGCCGCGGCCAAAAAAGCAGAAGCAAAAAAGAGTACAGATCATTACCCCTTGGGCACCGGCCCCTTCATCCTCGAAGAAGCCAGACCGGGCAATTATGTCAAAGTCAAACGGAATCCCAACTGGTGGTTCGGCCGCAGCGTCGGCCATCCGGATATGCCTTACTTTGACGGCGTCAAGACTACCGTTATTCCTGACCCGTCCATACAACTCGCCAACCTGCGGGCCGGAAAGATTGATTCAATGGTTGTCAATAAGGCCCTTTACATCAAGATAAAAAACGACCCCAATTTCAATGTCCACGTCTTTCCTCACTATACCGTCCGGGCCCTCAGCTTCAACCATGCCGAAGGGCCGTGCCAGGACATCCGGGTGCGCCAAGCTGTTTCACACGCCATTGACCGAAAGGCCCTGATTCATGGAACCCAGTTCGGCCTGGGCCGCATAGCCAGCTGCCTCTTCCCGGGCAACCACTGGGCGCACAACCCCAATCTCAAGCCGTTGAGCTATGACCCTGAGCTTTCCCGAAGGCTTCTGGCTGACGCAGGATACAAGGACGGTCTGAAACTCAAAGGTCATATGGGCAATTCACCCGAAGCCACGGCCTTAACCGAAGCCATCAAGGCCATGCTGACCAAGGTGGGCGTTAACTGGAAAGTGGAAGCGCTAGACCCGGTTGCCATGACAGATAAGAGAAAAAATCGCGAATACGATCTATGCGTGGGCGATGTCGGTTATATTCAAGACCCTGACTCATTCGTCAACTGGCTTTATGGCCCCACGGGCAGCTTCAATTGGGGCCGAAGCAATAACCCGAAGGTTATTCCCCTTATCGAGGCGGGGCGAATAGAGCTCGACCAGGAAAAGCGGGCCAGAATCTATCACCAACTGGAAGAAGCGATCTACGAAAATTACGAGGACGTCTGGATGTGGTGGGAGATGGTGGCAATGGCCTACCGGAAGTCTGTGCAGGGATTTAACTACGACATGTACTTAAAGGACCTGAATTTATACTCATACTCACATCCTTTGTGGTTTAAGGACGGACGCCCGTGA
- a CDS encoding glutamyl-tRNA reductase: MNIILLGLNHQSAPVELREKIALDNCEPAQLYQEFRGLKCVDEGICFSTCNRVEVLLTTSAPAEEAVEEVKSFLAAQNGIPASEFEKLLYVYQAQEAVSHLFRVASSLDSMVVGEPQVLGQIKASYRDAVKNHASGVVLNKLLHKAFSVAKRVRTETGIASHAVSVSYAAVELARKIFGDLSAIKILLIGAGEMAELAAEHLLHQKASEIIVANRTLERALILAKRFNGQAVAFEEIPSLLVKVDIVVSSTGAPEMVVSAEMVRSVLKARKHRPLFFVDIAVPRDIDPEVNSLGNVYLYDIDDLKGVVEENLSARTHEAGRAKRIVEEETIKLMNWLETLDVSPTIIALTEKTEKIRSAELERTINKLDILSEDQIKALEVMTQSLVKKIIHDPIMFIKHFGHHDRKDDYLELTRRLFNLDQAEERSPDEEEPDQA, encoded by the coding sequence ATGAATATCATCCTCCTAGGCCTTAATCATCAGAGTGCTCCAGTTGAGCTCAGGGAAAAAATCGCCCTTGACAACTGCGAACCGGCCCAGCTCTATCAGGAATTCAGAGGGCTGAAATGTGTGGATGAAGGCATCTGTTTTTCGACCTGCAACCGGGTGGAGGTGCTCCTGACCACCTCCGCTCCTGCTGAGGAGGCCGTGGAGGAGGTCAAGTCCTTCCTGGCCGCTCAGAATGGGATTCCGGCCAGCGAGTTCGAGAAGCTCCTTTATGTTTACCAGGCTCAAGAAGCCGTGAGCCATCTCTTTCGCGTGGCCTCAAGTCTCGATTCCATGGTCGTGGGCGAACCCCAGGTGCTGGGCCAGATTAAGGCCTCTTACCGGGATGCCGTGAAAAACCACGCCTCCGGGGTTGTCCTCAATAAACTCCTGCACAAGGCCTTCTCGGTAGCCAAACGCGTCCGGACCGAAACGGGTATTGCCAGCCACGCCGTCTCGGTCAGCTACGCTGCTGTGGAACTGGCCCGTAAGATTTTCGGGGACCTCTCCGCGATAAAAATTCTGCTCATCGGCGCGGGCGAGATGGCGGAACTGGCCGCGGAACACCTGCTCCATCAGAAGGCCTCGGAAATTATCGTGGCCAACCGCACCCTGGAAAGAGCCTTGATCCTGGCGAAACGCTTCAATGGTCAGGCTGTTGCTTTTGAGGAGATCCCCTCCTTGCTCGTTAAGGTGGACATCGTCGTCTCTTCAACCGGAGCGCCGGAAATGGTTGTCTCGGCAGAGATGGTTCGGTCCGTGCTCAAGGCCCGCAAACACCGGCCGCTCTTCTTTGTGGATATCGCCGTTCCCAGGGATATTGACCCGGAGGTGAACAGCCTGGGCAACGTTTACCTGTATGATATTGACGATCTGAAGGGTGTTGTCGAGGAAAACCTGTCCGCTCGAACCCATGAGGCGGGCCGGGCCAAGCGCATCGTGGAGGAGGAGACGATCAAGCTCATGAACTGGCTTGAGACATTGGACGTTTCTCCCACCATCATCGCGCTGACGGAAAAGACTGAAAAAATTCGAAGCGCTGAACTTGAGCGCACCATAAACAAGCTTGATATTTTGAGTGAAGATCAAATCAAGGCCCTGGAGGTCATGACCCAGTCTCTGGTTAAGAAAATTATTCACGATCCGATCATGTTCATCAAGCATTTCGGCCATCACGACCGGAAGGATGATTACCTGGAACTTACCCGCCGGCTTTTTAACCTAGACCAGGCCGAAGAAAGGTCCCCGGATGAGGAGGAGCCGGATCAGGCTTAA
- a CDS encoding TIGR04076 family protein, with the protein MADDPGIGYRVVATVTGVKRECSAGHKEGDTFEISCYNPGGLCGFFYHDIFPGLQTFQFGGSLPWWEGDTIELQCVDTYNLVTLKLERFKRE; encoded by the coding sequence ATGGCGGATGATCCAGGCATCGGTTACAGAGTAGTGGCCACGGTTACAGGGGTGAAACGTGAGTGCAGCGCCGGTCACAAGGAAGGAGATACGTTCGAGATTAGCTGTTACAACCCCGGCGGTTTGTGCGGGTTTTTTTATCACGACATCTTCCCCGGCCTTCAGACCTTTCAATTCGGAGGCAGCCTCCCCTGGTGGGAAGGCGATACGATTGAATTACAATGCGTAGACACCTATAACCTTGTAACCTTGAAGCTGGAGAGGTTTAAGCGAGAGTAA
- a CDS encoding bifunctional precorrin-2 dehydrogenase/sirohydrochlorin ferrochelatase: protein MKYLPINLDVQARPCLVVGGGEVGQRKVQGLLRSGARVRLVSTELTQGLRDLIEAGQVELLGRRYQSKHLEGVALAFACADDSEINTQVSRDAKEQGIWVNVADNPELCSFTLPASIYRGDLIISVSTSGRSPALAARIRARLENEFGPEYERFLELMGRIRTKVQAEGRLAEENRELFLRLVDSDLIEALAQNNLARAEETVVRILGPAYTLNALGFKAAGEKRS from the coding sequence TTGAAATATCTTCCGATCAACCTCGACGTGCAGGCCCGGCCCTGTCTGGTTGTAGGCGGGGGTGAGGTGGGCCAGCGCAAGGTCCAGGGTCTTCTGCGGAGCGGCGCTAGAGTGCGCCTGGTAAGTACGGAGCTGACTCAGGGCCTGCGCGACCTGATCGAGGCTGGTCAGGTCGAGCTTTTAGGCCGCAGATATCAAAGCAAACATCTGGAGGGCGTGGCCCTGGCCTTTGCCTGCGCTGATGATTCCGAGATCAACACACAGGTAAGCCGTGACGCCAAAGAGCAGGGAATCTGGGTGAATGTGGCTGATAACCCTGAGCTGTGCAGCTTTACCCTCCCGGCCTCAATCTATCGAGGCGATTTGATTATCAGCGTTTCCACCAGCGGCCGCAGCCCGGCCTTGGCCGCCCGCATTCGAGCTCGGCTCGAAAACGAATTTGGTCCGGAGTATGAGCGTTTCCTTGAACTTATGGGACGAATCCGGACTAAAGTCCAAGCCGAAGGCCGTCTGGCTGAAGAGAACCGGGAACTGTTTCTGCGCCTGGTGGACTCAGACCTGATCGAGGCCCTGGCCCAGAATAACCTGGCCCGGGCTGAAGAAACAGTGGTCAGGATCCTCGGACCAGCCTACACACTGAACGCCCTGGGCTTTAAGGCCGCGGGAGAGAAACGCTCATGA
- a CDS encoding HDOD domain-containing protein, producing MMERSELKRNIQRIKNLPTIPPIVAKISKMVESPTTSSADVGKVISQDQVLSAQILRMANSPFFGMSRKISSVTQALVILGFDVIKGLVLTSSVFEMMQKSIVGLWEHSIGSAATARVLANLVGQSEEEEVSVAGLLHDLGKVVMSVQLEDKARDEIVALVQKKKTSRYEAENEVLGFTHAQVGLWLAEHWKLPQSLAEPMCYHHQPEKARHAPKQTAIVHLANIIIRARGFGFGGDPYVPPLSKEAWELLGLKTDDFQDILEEMEPNLLSLADYY from the coding sequence ATGATGGAACGGTCCGAACTTAAAAGGAACATCCAGCGGATCAAGAACCTGCCGACCATCCCGCCCATTGTGGCCAAGATTTCCAAAATGGTCGAAAGCCCGACCACATCCTCGGCCGACGTGGGCAAGGTCATCTCTCAGGACCAGGTCCTTTCGGCCCAGATCCTGCGCATGGCCAACTCCCCGTTTTTCGGCATGTCGCGCAAAATTTCCTCTGTTACGCAGGCCCTGGTCATCCTTGGATTCGATGTCATCAAAGGCCTGGTCCTGACTTCCTCGGTTTTTGAGATGATGCAGAAGAGCATCGTCGGCCTGTGGGAGCATTCCATTGGCAGCGCGGCCACGGCCAGGGTGCTGGCTAACCTGGTCGGTCAGTCTGAAGAGGAGGAGGTTTCTGTGGCCGGCCTGCTCCACGATTTAGGCAAGGTGGTCATGTCCGTCCAGCTCGAGGACAAGGCCAGGGACGAAATTGTGGCCCTGGTCCAGAAGAAAAAAACATCCCGCTATGAGGCAGAAAACGAGGTCCTGGGGTTCACGCACGCCCAGGTGGGCCTGTGGCTGGCCGAACACTGGAAACTGCCTCAATCACTGGCCGAACCCATGTGTTACCACCACCAGCCGGAAAAGGCGCGCCACGCCCCGAAGCAGACGGCCATTGTGCATCTGGCCAACATCATCATCCGGGCACGCGGCTTCGGCTTCGGCGGAGACCCCTATGTCCCGCCGCTGTCCAAAGAGGCCTGGGAACTCTTGGGCCTCAAGACCGACGATTTCCAAGACATCCTCGAAGAGATGGAACCCAACCTCCTTAGTTTGGCCGATTACTATTAA
- a CDS encoding CoA-binding protein — protein sequence MDVRMKASLEAIFSPRSVAVIGASNNPKRWGFETMMTMLAANYRHELYPVNPNEREVMGMRCYPSLAHLPGEIDLAVIVVNAALVPGIIKECIAKKVKGGVIITAGFAEIGSEGAALQERLTTEAKAAGFYFIGPNCMGVWSSAGRVNTIYWPDLVPGRGSVSFISQSDTLGDSREFIPGGV from the coding sequence ATGGACGTTCGCATGAAAGCTTCACTGGAGGCAATTTTCAGTCCGCGTTCCGTGGCCGTTATCGGGGCGAGCAACAATCCGAAGCGCTGGGGCTTTGAAACTATGATGACCATGCTGGCGGCGAACTACCGTCATGAGCTTTATCCCGTGAATCCGAACGAACGAGAAGTTATGGGCATGCGCTGTTATCCGAGTCTCGCACATCTCCCCGGGGAGATTGACCTGGCGGTCATCGTGGTCAATGCAGCCCTCGTTCCAGGGATCATAAAAGAATGTATTGCTAAAAAGGTCAAAGGAGGCGTCATCATTACGGCCGGCTTTGCTGAAATCGGTTCTGAAGGCGCCGCCTTACAAGAAAGGCTGACCACGGAAGCAAAGGCCGCCGGGTTCTATTTTATCGGACCGAACTGCATGGGTGTCTGGAGTTCTGCCGGAAGGGTCAACACCATCTACTGGCCAGACCTGGTCCCCGGGCGCGGTTCCGTCTCGTTCATCTCGCAAAGCGACACCCTGGGCGATTCTCGCGAATTTATCCCGGGCGGCGTTTAG
- the priA gene encoding primosomal protein N' has protein sequence MNSLSDSLAEVAVALPVPGTFHYLIPAELAPGLEPGSRVLVPFGPRQVTGYVLDILLPGGLPEAGIEIKEILQPLDDEPLFGADLISLFRFTADYYHYPLGQVIAEALPAGLKVMSWRMAVLTPAGRQACSDGSASPEEARLLKRLARGKGLALARLAGDKTEPLSLIRRLEARGWLRCETRLKGDRVRARTERWLTPAPGAPDDPAARLGPREKELLDLLTDQGPLPMADLRARFPSLHEMVKRLQRKGRVEIEEKEVYRDSLGRALSFDPKPCEPTAEQSQAIKTLTKAVQSRKYAPFLLHGVTGSGKTEVYFAAAAQALEQGRTALLIVPEISLTPAMEGLLRARFDEDVAVIHSGLSEGERYDQWLKIRRKQVRLVLGARSAIFAPLEDLGLIVVDEEHDGAYKQEEKLRYQARDLALVRASHAKGVVILGSATPSLESFTHACGGRYNLLTLSQRVGKGRLPEVEVIDLRRGSRRARGALTPTLKEALKEVLTRGEQALLFLNRRGLAPLPMCLSCGHVIKCRNCSVSLTLHQGPNEPDGQHHLVCHYCGFEIPQPKKCPACGSKAFRFIGLGTERLEEEVKKIFPEARVSRLDADTARTKGSLGKILRMLRQGELDILVGTQMITKGHDFPNITLVGVIEADLGLHLPDFRAGERTFQLLAQVAGRAGRGETPGRVIIQTLSPGHYSLLRAKDHDFLGFYEEELAQRRTLHYPPFSRLALVRFQGNSEVKTQNLAEEAAHQARRIAKARSDAWLKIVGPAPAPLAKIKGKFRFQILIHGQQVKPLHAFLKPWIEQTRRLLKGKGVSLSLDLDPYQVM, from the coding sequence GTGAATTCCTTATCTGACTCTCTGGCCGAAGTGGCCGTGGCCCTGCCCGTGCCTGGGACTTTTCATTATCTGATCCCGGCCGAACTGGCCCCTGGCCTTGAGCCGGGCAGCCGGGTTCTAGTTCCGTTCGGCCCCCGTCAGGTCACGGGGTATGTCCTGGACATTCTTTTACCCGGTGGTCTTCCAGAGGCTGGGATTGAGATTAAAGAGATCCTGCAGCCCCTCGACGACGAGCCCCTTTTTGGAGCGGACCTTATCTCCTTGTTTCGCTTTACCGCCGACTACTATCATTATCCTTTAGGCCAGGTTATTGCGGAGGCCCTGCCAGCCGGCCTCAAGGTCATGAGCTGGCGCATGGCCGTGCTTACCCCGGCCGGCCGTCAGGCCTGCTCAGACGGAAGCGCCTCGCCGGAGGAGGCCCGGCTGCTCAAACGCCTGGCAAGAGGCAAGGGCCTGGCCCTGGCCCGCCTGGCCGGGGATAAAACAGAACCCCTGAGCCTGATCCGCCGCCTGGAGGCTCGAGGCTGGCTCAGGTGTGAGACCCGCCTCAAAGGAGATCGGGTTCGCGCCCGGACTGAACGCTGGCTGACTCCGGCCCCTGGCGCTCCCGATGATCCAGCCGCCCGGCTCGGCCCCAGAGAAAAGGAGCTGCTCGATCTCCTGACCGACCAGGGGCCTCTCCCAATGGCCGATCTCAGGGCGCGCTTTCCTTCACTGCACGAGATGGTCAAACGGCTCCAAAGAAAGGGCCGAGTCGAAATCGAGGAAAAGGAGGTTTACAGGGATTCCCTGGGCCGGGCCCTCTCCTTTGATCCAAAGCCCTGTGAACCGACTGCGGAGCAGTCTCAGGCCATCAAGACCCTGACTAAAGCCGTTCAAAGCCGGAAATACGCCCCCTTTCTTCTCCACGGCGTCACCGGGTCAGGCAAGACCGAGGTTTATTTCGCTGCCGCGGCCCAGGCCCTCGAGCAGGGCCGAACCGCCCTGCTCATCGTGCCGGAGATATCCCTGACTCCAGCCATGGAAGGTCTTCTGCGCGCCCGCTTTGACGAGGACGTGGCTGTGATACATTCCGGTCTTTCTGAAGGCGAACGCTACGACCAGTGGCTCAAGATCCGCCGGAAACAGGTGCGCCTGGTCCTGGGCGCCCGCTCGGCCATCTTCGCGCCCCTGGAAGACCTGGGCCTGATCGTGGTTGATGAAGAACACGACGGGGCGTACAAACAGGAAGAAAAACTCCGCTACCAGGCCCGCGACCTGGCTTTGGTTCGGGCCAGCCACGCCAAAGGAGTGGTGATTCTGGGTTCAGCCACCCCGTCCCTGGAGAGTTTTACGCACGCCTGCGGCGGCCGCTACAATCTCCTGACCCTCAGCCAGCGCGTTGGCAAAGGCCGTCTCCCTGAAGTGGAGGTCATTGACCTTCGCCGCGGCTCCAGGCGCGCTCGCGGCGCCCTGACACCGACACTAAAGGAGGCGCTGAAAGAGGTTTTAACCCGGGGAGAGCAGGCCCTGCTTTTTCTGAACCGGCGCGGCCTGGCCCCGCTGCCCATGTGTCTTTCCTGCGGTCATGTCATCAAATGCCGCAACTGCAGCGTTTCCCTGACGCTGCATCAGGGCCCAAACGAACCTGACGGCCAGCATCATCTTGTCTGTCATTACTGCGGTTTTGAGATTCCTCAGCCCAAGAAATGCCCGGCCTGCGGCTCAAAGGCCTTCCGGTTCATCGGCCTGGGCACCGAACGACTGGAAGAAGAGGTGAAAAAAATTTTTCCCGAGGCGCGGGTCAGCCGCCTAGATGCAGACACGGCGCGCACAAAAGGAAGCCTGGGAAAAATTCTCCGCATGCTGCGTCAGGGAGAGCTCGACATCCTGGTCGGCACCCAGATGATTACCAAGGGTCATGACTTTCCCAATATCACGCTGGTGGGGGTCATCGAGGCCGACCTCGGACTGCATCTGCCTGACTTTCGAGCCGGAGAGCGCACCTTCCAGCTTCTGGCCCAGGTTGCCGGCCGGGCCGGTCGGGGCGAAACTCCGGGTCGAGTCATCATCCAGACCCTGAGCCCCGGGCATTACAGCCTGTTGAGAGCCAAGGACCATGATTTTTTGGGGTTTTACGAGGAGGAGCTGGCCCAGCGCCGCACGCTCCACTACCCGCCTTTCTCCCGGCTTGCCTTGGTGCGCTTCCAGGGAAACTCAGAGGTTAAAACCCAAAACCTGGCTGAGGAGGCGGCGCACCAGGCGCGGCGGATCGCAAAAGCACGGTCCGACGCCTGGCTCAAAATCGTCGGACCAGCTCCAGCGCCACTGGCTAAGATTAAAGGCAAGTTCCGTTTTCAAATCCTGATACACGGTCAGCAGGTCAAACCGCTCCATGCCTTTCTCAAACCCTGGATCGAACAAACACGCCGTCTGCTCAAAGGCAAGGGGGTCTCCCTTTCCCTTGACCTGGACCCCTATCAGGTCATGTAG
- the ccsB gene encoding c-type cytochrome biogenesis protein CcsB, which translates to MIGALFANLAILLYILGAAGYLVFIFRQNKQAGQGAAWMIRLGFVLQSISLILRTADLGQLPILNMTEALGFYGWALVGVYLLLSFKFDIPALGAFVSPMAAAMILLSLLIPARPLTVVPIFQSVWLTVHLGAIFIGYGFFSLAFVAGVMYLLQEHQIKAKLTGGLYRRLPSLNALDTLNYYSLSMGFPMITLGIIFGAIYAQLSLGTYWRWDPKEVWSLITWLIYAALLHQRLTVGWRGRRAALLSIVGFSVLCFTFLGVSYFFSGYHSFDSLKRLQMK; encoded by the coding sequence ATGATCGGTGCTCTGTTTGCCAACCTGGCCATATTACTATATATTTTGGGTGCGGCCGGCTACCTGGTCTTTATCTTTCGGCAAAACAAACAGGCCGGGCAGGGGGCCGCCTGGATGATCCGCCTCGGTTTCGTTCTACAATCCATCTCCCTTATCCTGCGCACGGCCGATCTGGGGCAGCTGCCAATCCTGAATATGACCGAAGCCCTGGGCTTCTATGGGTGGGCCCTGGTGGGGGTTTATCTGCTCCTGTCCTTCAAGTTCGACATCCCGGCCCTGGGCGCCTTTGTCTCCCCGATGGCGGCCGCCATGATTCTCCTGTCCCTGCTCATCCCGGCCAGGCCTCTGACCGTGGTTCCGATTTTCCAGAGCGTCTGGCTGACCGTGCATCTGGGCGCCATCTTTATCGGTTATGGGTTTTTCTCTCTGGCCTTTGTGGCCGGGGTGATGTATCTCCTGCAGGAACACCAGATTAAGGCCAAGCTTACCGGTGGACTCTACCGCCGCTTGCCTTCTCTCAATGCCCTGGACACCCTGAACTACTACAGCCTGAGCATGGGCTTTCCCATGATAACCCTGGGCATCATCTTCGGGGCCATATATGCGCAGCTCTCCCTGGGGACCTACTGGCGATGGGACCCCAAGGAAGTCTGGTCCCTGATCACCTGGCTCATTTACGCCGCCTTGCTCCACCAGCGCCTGACGGTCGGCTGGCGCGGCCGGCGGGCCGCCCTACTGTCCATCGTCGGTTTTTCGGTCCTGTGTTTTACTTTTTTAGGCGTGAGCTATTTTTTTTCGGGCTACCACAGCTTTGACAGCCTTAAACGGCTACAGATGAAATGA
- a CDS encoding long-chain-fatty-acid--CoA ligase, which translates to MEVKTYPEYSVNYPLLLTTFMKRPVSMYPDDIGLVYRNPDTGQYFRFTWREWYERTCRLANVLRGSFKVKPGKPREPGDRVATMALNHHYHMELYYAVPCSGSVLHPINIRLSLDHISHTINHSEDKVIFFDDIFLPIVEGIYDRIKDTVERFVYISDRPGLPKTKIEPLYEYEALIRDQAPEFEWPHLHEDTYATLCYTTGTTGLPKGVMFTHRQLYLLTLHGGHILNFNTDPDAIHLGENAVPMINTPLFHIHAWGAPFRTVFAANKIVLPGRFTIDGFLELVEKEKVTSAGVVPTVLAMLIESGLLDKHDLSSLRALGVGGGALPLGLKLKAEKMIPGFSAGSGYGMTETAPTTIVAFVKRFMWDWPKEKLDEVKVKTGLSLPGLEVQVVDEKGKEVPQNNETIGEIVIRGPWVMEQYYKEPERTAEVWYDGWFHTGDVAKKDEYGYITIVDRVSDMIRSGAEMVPTVLLENLTSTADFVLEATYVGIPDPIWGQRPMGIVSLVPGATEKEEDIIKWLDAEGVEKGRITAWMLPDYILITNEIPKTSVGKFDKKEIKKNLDQFLSQAKKMRED; encoded by the coding sequence ATGGAAGTGAAGACCTATCCTGAGTACAGTGTTAATTACCCGCTGCTTCTGACAACCTTCATGAAAAGACCGGTGAGCATGTATCCGGACGACATCGGCCTCGTTTATAGAAATCCTGACACCGGGCAGTATTTCCGATTTACCTGGCGCGAGTGGTACGAGCGCACCTGCCGTCTGGCCAATGTTTTGAGGGGTTCCTTCAAGGTCAAGCCGGGAAAGCCGAGAGAGCCGGGCGATCGCGTCGCCACCATGGCGCTCAACCACCATTACCACATGGAACTATATTATGCCGTGCCATGCTCCGGGTCTGTCCTGCATCCGATCAATATCAGGCTTTCCCTGGACCACATTTCCCACACCATCAATCATTCTGAAGACAAAGTTATTTTCTTCGACGATATCTTCCTGCCCATTGTTGAAGGAATATACGACCGGATAAAAGACACGGTCGAAAGATTCGTGTACATTTCAGACCGGCCGGGGCTGCCCAAGACCAAGATCGAGCCTCTTTATGAATACGAGGCCTTGATCAGGGATCAAGCGCCCGAGTTCGAATGGCCGCATCTGCATGAGGACACATACGCTACACTCTGTTACACCACCGGGACCACGGGGCTGCCCAAGGGCGTTATGTTCACGCACCGGCAGCTTTATCTGCTCACACTGCACGGGGGACACATATTAAACTTCAATACCGATCCTGACGCCATCCACCTGGGCGAGAACGCGGTTCCCATGATCAACACGCCCCTGTTCCATATCCACGCCTGGGGGGCGCCTTTCAGAACCGTTTTTGCCGCCAATAAAATCGTGCTGCCTGGCCGGTTTACCATTGATGGCTTCCTCGAACTAGTGGAAAAAGAGAAGGTAACCAGCGCCGGGGTGGTGCCAACGGTCCTGGCCATGCTCATTGAAAGCGGTCTGTTAGACAAACATGATTTGAGCAGTCTGCGGGCCCTTGGCGTTGGAGGCGGCGCCCTGCCATTAGGCTTGAAACTCAAGGCTGAAAAGATGATTCCAGGATTTTCCGCCGGGTCCGGTTATGGCATGACCGAAACCGCGCCGACCACTATCGTCGCTTTTGTGAAGCGGTTCATGTGGGACTGGCCCAAGGAAAAACTGGACGAGGTCAAGGTCAAGACCGGCCTCTCCCTGCCCGGTTTAGAGGTCCAGGTGGTTGATGAAAAAGGCAAGGAGGTGCCTCAGAACAACGAAACCATCGGTGAAATCGTGATCAGAGGACCCTGGGTCATGGAGCAGTATTATAAAGAGCCTGAAAGGACCGCTGAGGTCTGGTATGACGGCTGGTTTCACACCGGCGACGTTGCCAAGAAGGATGAATACGGCTACATCACCATCGTGGACAGGGTCTCGGATATGATTCGCAGCGGGGCGGAGATGGTGCCCACCGTGCTGCTCGAAAACCTGACCTCCACGGCCGACTTTGTCCTGGAAGCCACCTACGTCGGCATTCCAGACCCCATCTGGGGCCAAAGGCCCATGGGCATCGTCTCCCTGGTGCCCGGGGCCACCGAAAAGGAGGAGGACATTATCAAATGGCTCGATGCTGAAGGTGTGGAAAAAGGCAGGATAACTGCATGGATGCTGCCAGATTATATCCTCATCACCAACGAAATACCCAAAACCAGCGTGGGCAAGTTTGATAAAAAAGAGATCAAAAAGAACCTGGATCAGTTCCTGAGCCAGGCGAAGAAGATGAGAGAGGACTAA